The Flavobacteriaceae bacterium 3519-10 genome includes a window with the following:
- a CDS encoding pigmentation and extracellular proteinase regulator, giving the protein MKKIQMVDLQSQYYKIKADVDNAMLGVMNSAAFINGPEVKSFQSELEQYLDVKHVIPCANGTDALQIALMALGLEEGDEVITADFTFAATVEVIHLLKLKSVLVDVDYDTFTIDTDKLKAAITPKTKVIIPVHLFGQCANMEEILKIARQHNLHVIEDNAQAIGAEFTFEDGTTKKSGTMGTIGTTSFFPSKNLGCYGDGGAIFTNDDALAHKMTGIVNHGMYERYYHDEVGVNSRLDSLQATVLRKKLPLLDTYNDARRKAADYYDEVFAEHPNILTPSRAENSTHVFHQYTLRILNGKRNELQQFLTEKEIPAMIYYPVALRKQKAYFQDSDDKDFEKTDRLLNEVISLPMHTELDDEQLKYITDAVLEFMS; this is encoded by the coding sequence ATGAAAAAAATACAGATGGTTGACCTCCAAAGTCAGTATTACAAGATAAAAGCCGACGTAGATAACGCAATGCTGGGTGTGATGAACTCCGCCGCATTCATCAATGGTCCTGAAGTAAAATCATTCCAATCCGAACTCGAACAATATCTCGACGTAAAACATGTAATTCCATGTGCTAACGGTACCGACGCGCTGCAAATCGCGCTGATGGCACTCGGACTTGAAGAAGGCGATGAGGTAATTACTGCAGACTTTACGTTTGCCGCAACCGTGGAAGTTATTCACCTTTTAAAACTTAAATCAGTTCTTGTCGATGTAGATTATGATACGTTTACAATCGATACCGATAAACTCAAAGCCGCCATAACACCTAAAACCAAAGTAATTATTCCGGTTCATTTATTCGGACAGTGCGCGAATATGGAAGAAATTCTGAAAATTGCAAGGCAACACAATCTTCATGTGATCGAAGATAACGCGCAGGCGATCGGGGCAGAATTCACATTCGAAGATGGCACGACAAAAAAATCCGGCACGATGGGTACGATCGGAACTACTTCCTTTTTCCCCTCGAAAAATCTTGGATGCTACGGCGATGGTGGCGCTATCTTCACCAATGACGATGCGCTGGCTCATAAAATGACCGGAATCGTTAATCATGGGATGTATGAGCGCTACTATCATGACGAAGTGGGAGTGAACTCGCGTTTAGACAGCCTCCAGGCGACCGTTTTACGTAAAAAACTACCATTGCTCGATACCTACAATGATGCGCGTCGCAAAGCCGCAGATTATTACGATGAGGTGTTTGCTGAACACCCGAATATTTTAACGCCATCCAGAGCCGAAAATTCAACCCATGTTTTTCATCAGTATACTTTAAGAATCCTTAACGGTAAGCGGAATGAACTGCAGCAGTTTTTAACCGAGAAAGAAATTCCGGCCATGATCTATTATCCGGTCGCCTTAAGAAAACAGAAAGCGTATTTTCAGGACAGCGATGATAAAGACTTTGAGAAGACCGACAGATTGTTGAACGAAGTAATTTCGCTGCCGATGCATACCGAACTGGATGATGAACAACTGAAATACATCACCGATGCGGTTTTGGAATTTATGAGTTAG
- a CDS encoding UDP-glucose 4-epimerase, whose protein sequence is MTILVTGGLGYIGSHTVVELLKNNFQVIIVDDMSNSEKFILDNIEKVAGKRPVFFPFDLKRKELLSQVFDAYEIDGCINFAAFKAVGESQEKPLDYYENNLFSLINILQEFKTRNISNFIFSSSCTVYGQADQQPIDENTPLKTPESSYGKTKQMGEEILKDFATVHQRKISLLRYFNPIGAHPTALLGELPIGVPNNLVPYVTQTASGIREKLNIWGNDYPTEDGTAIRDYIYVVDLAKAHVKALQKLIASDEETVIDIFNLGTGRGSSVLEVVEAYERANNVAVPYQICERRAGDITIAYANADKAERELGWKAETSLEEALRTTWEWQKYLESRG, encoded by the coding sequence ATGACAATACTCGTAACAGGCGGCCTCGGCTACATTGGTTCGCACACCGTTGTGGAACTTTTAAAGAATAATTTTCAGGTCATCATTGTTGATGATATGTCGAATTCGGAAAAATTTATTTTAGATAATATTGAAAAAGTTGCCGGAAAAAGACCGGTGTTTTTTCCATTTGATCTGAAGAGGAAAGAACTGCTTTCTCAGGTTTTTGATGCGTATGAAATCGACGGCTGCATTAATTTTGCCGCGTTTAAAGCAGTAGGCGAAAGCCAGGAAAAACCTCTGGATTACTACGAAAACAATCTGTTCTCTTTGATCAATATCCTGCAGGAGTTCAAAACCCGGAATATCTCAAACTTTATTTTCAGTTCGTCATGCACCGTTTACGGACAGGCAGATCAGCAGCCAATTGATGAGAATACCCCCCTCAAAACGCCGGAGTCATCGTACGGTAAAACCAAGCAGATGGGCGAGGAGATCCTGAAGGATTTTGCCACCGTACATCAGCGGAAAATCTCTTTGCTGCGCTATTTTAATCCTATCGGAGCGCATCCGACAGCCTTGCTGGGCGAACTGCCGATTGGTGTTCCGAACAATTTAGTTCCTTACGTCACTCAAACTGCATCCGGAATTCGTGAAAAACTCAACATTTGGGGAAATGATTACCCAACCGAAGACGGCACCGCGATCCGTGATTATATTTATGTGGTAGATTTAGCCAAAGCCCATGTAAAAGCGTTGCAGAAACTCATTGCGTCGGATGAAGAAACCGTAATCGACATCTTCAACCTCGGGACCGGCAGAGGTTCATCAGTTCTTGAAGTTGTGGAAGCGTACGAACGTGCAAACAATGTGGCGGTTCCATACCAAATCTGCGAAAGAAGGGCAGGAGACATCACTATTGCTTACGCCAACGCAGATAAAGCGGAACGCGAATTGGGCTGGAAGGCCGAAACTTCGCTTGAAGAAGCTTTGCGCACGACCTGGGAATGGCAGAAGTATTTGGAGAGTAGGGGATAG
- a CDS encoding TonB-dependent receptor, putative, with product MTDKIEISSMIRKRTLGLTFVLGAASLAFAQQKVNVSGVIADRQNAAVPYASVSFSNKANKLFSDAALTDEKGAYSLSLVPGNYDVTIEAIDYKKSTINKQISAGGNLGVFTVEAEGSATSGKTQDIQGVVITAAAVKPYRVELDKKVYDPSTDIISKGGNLQDVLTNVPSVSVETDGTVSMRGNSNVRFLINGKPSALLGIDSGANALQSIPADQIERIEVITNPSSKFEASGTAGILNIILKKTKGMGFNGSVTGSLGWLPSTNLNTNLSWKKGSWTWFLNGGGGYRESEGRSDNDTRYFDPATGATTSYLEQNSLNKSQNDNYNANAGFNVDLSDKTSFNMSGMIRAYKSENNNTVDNLTYNAARNLESYTQTSALGNGNNLSLQGDLGLDHKFNDQGHNLFLSLSLQKSDNESFENSREFDDSVFTYGSTGDNKTINKTVIGKIDYELPVGEVSKIEAGYRIDHNNNDYDFLNRETEESFPAYTTVDEYSGNTVYKETINAAYAQFKSKIDKLGYQIGLRAENSAIDIDYRSLDGNISNTEKNYTGFFPSVFLSYDLGDTSNQLLLNYSRRINRPRSWFMIPYPTSLANRQNLFRGNVDLNPEYIDSFELGYAIQKRKFTINPTLYYRATTDETRFVVMSENPGSTVLISRPFNIGNDYQYGLDLNATADLLPWWKIMASADLFGYKSEGEYFDAATMIDPLSFEGSGFSTRFRLTNSFKIDKTLSMQVQGFYRGGQETASSITKPMYVLNFGANKTIWNGNGTVAFNIQDILGTRGREMTSFGSTFERESLMRWNPRSFNLSLTYRFKQGEKIDQPKRKKDINSNSSGDDEPQGPM from the coding sequence ATGACAGACAAGATTGAGATTTCATCAATGATCAGGAAACGGACTTTGGGATTAACCTTTGTGCTTGGCGCCGCCAGTTTGGCCTTCGCACAGCAAAAAGTAAATGTTTCGGGCGTAATTGCGGACAGACAGAATGCGGCAGTTCCCTACGCTTCGGTTAGTTTCAGCAACAAAGCCAACAAACTTTTCAGCGATGCAGCTCTTACCGATGAAAAAGGCGCTTACAGCCTCAGTTTGGTTCCCGGAAATTACGATGTAACCATTGAGGCAATCGACTACAAAAAATCCACAATAAACAAACAGATCAGCGCGGGCGGAAATCTCGGCGTATTCACCGTAGAAGCAGAAGGATCTGCAACCAGCGGCAAGACGCAGGATATTCAAGGTGTTGTTATTACAGCTGCTGCCGTAAAGCCTTACCGTGTAGAACTCGACAAGAAAGTGTACGACCCTTCCACAGACATCATCAGCAAAGGCGGAAATCTTCAGGATGTTCTTACCAACGTACCTTCAGTATCGGTGGAAACCGACGGAACAGTTTCAATGCGTGGAAATTCAAATGTTAGATTTTTAATTAACGGCAAACCTTCCGCCCTATTGGGAATCGACAGCGGTGCGAACGCGTTACAGTCAATTCCTGCTGACCAAATCGAAAGAATTGAAGTAATTACCAATCCTTCATCTAAGTTTGAAGCCAGCGGAACAGCCGGGATTTTAAATATCATCCTAAAGAAAACCAAAGGGATGGGTTTTAATGGCAGCGTGACCGGAAGTTTAGGCTGGTTGCCAAGCACCAACCTTAACACCAACCTCAGCTGGAAAAAAGGCAGCTGGACATGGTTCTTAAACGGTGGCGGCGGATACCGCGAAAGTGAAGGCAGAAGCGACAACGACACGCGATATTTTGATCCCGCAACCGGAGCTACAACATCTTATTTGGAGCAGAATTCGTTAAATAAAAGCCAGAACGATAACTACAATGCCAATGCAGGTTTTAACGTAGATCTTTCAGACAAAACCTCATTCAACATGTCTGGGATGATACGGGCATATAAGAGCGAAAACAATAATACTGTAGATAATTTAACGTACAATGCCGCTAGAAATTTAGAGTCCTATACGCAGACTTCCGCTTTAGGAAACGGCAATAACCTTTCTTTACAAGGCGATTTGGGTCTGGATCATAAGTTTAATGACCAGGGTCACAACCTCTTCCTGTCTTTGAGTTTGCAGAAAAGCGACAATGAATCGTTCGAAAATTCCCGCGAATTTGACGATTCAGTTTTTACTTACGGTTCCACGGGTGATAATAAAACGATTAATAAAACGGTTATTGGAAAGATCGATTATGAATTGCCTGTTGGTGAAGTTTCTAAAATCGAAGCCGGTTACCGAATAGACCACAATAACAACGATTACGACTTTTTGAACCGCGAAACGGAAGAGTCTTTCCCAGCTTACACAACTGTGGATGAATACAGCGGAAATACGGTTTATAAAGAAACCATTAACGCAGCCTACGCCCAGTTTAAAAGCAAGATTGATAAGTTGGGTTACCAAATCGGGCTTCGCGCCGAGAATTCCGCTATCGACATCGATTACAGAAGTCTGGACGGCAATATATCCAATACAGAAAAAAATTACACCGGTTTTTTCCCAAGTGTGTTTCTGAGTTATGATTTAGGTGACACCAGTAATCAGCTTTTATTGAATTATTCTCGCAGGATAAACCGCCCGCGTTCATGGTTTATGATTCCGTATCCTACCTCACTGGCCAACCGGCAGAACCTTTTCCGTGGAAATGTAGATTTAAATCCGGAATATATTGACTCATTCGAGTTGGGTTATGCCATTCAAAAACGTAAATTCACTATAAATCCGACACTTTACTATCGTGCAACAACTGATGAGACACGTTTTGTAGTGATGAGCGAAAATCCGGGATCCACTGTTTTAATTAGCAGACCTTTCAATATTGGGAATGATTACCAGTATGGTTTAGATTTAAATGCAACAGCTGATCTACTGCCATGGTGGAAAATTATGGCAAGTGCCGACCTGTTTGGGTACAAATCCGAAGGTGAATATTTCGATGCAGCGACAATGATCGATCCACTTTCTTTTGAAGGGTCAGGATTTTCTACCAGATTTAGATTAACCAACAGTTTTAAAATCGACAAAACCTTAAGCATGCAGGTTCAGGGCTTCTATAGAGGTGGTCAGGAAACCGCTTCGAGTATTACCAAACCGATGTATGTACTTAATTTCGGAGCCAACAAAACCATCTGGAACGGAAACGGAACTGTAGCCTTCAACATTCAGGATATCTTAGGTACCCGTGGCCGCGAGATGACAAGCTTTGGAAGCACCTTCGAAAGAGAATCACTCATGCGCTGGAATCCAAGATCATTCAATCTCTCGCTAACTTACCGCTTCAAGCAGGGCGAAAAAATCGACCAGCCAAAACGTAAGAAAGATATTAACAGTAATTCTTCAGGCGATGACGAGCCGCAAGGTCCAATGTAA
- a CDS encoding aminodeoxychorismate lyase encodes MKKEIKILAGVALLIVLIAGVFGYQFYKKYYGNNVAKEAFILIPHSANFNSILDSISPFLKNKEQFIEVAESKSLPKFFHAGRYQIKSGTNNTDLVNMIKAGNQTANTFRIGDFGDVYQMIGRVTKKTELDSLRFAKDLDKIAASKGYNNAEDLKKYFFIDTYDFFWTVTPDEFFKRFEGIYTDFWTADRLAKEKASGLTRDQIYALASIVYKESGGKPDEQKTIAGLYLNRYRKGMKLQSDPTVIYAINKESNFTTPIKRVFYKHLRHPSPYNTYANAGIPPGPICITDKNSVDAVLNAEKNSYIFMAADPERFGFHRFTASDTEHAKNAKDYQEWLNSKNIR; translated from the coding sequence ATGAAAAAGGAAATTAAGATTTTAGCCGGGGTGGCATTGTTGATCGTTTTGATCGCGGGCGTTTTCGGCTACCAATTTTATAAAAAATATTACGGCAATAATGTGGCGAAAGAAGCTTTCATACTCATTCCACATTCAGCCAACTTCAATTCGATTCTTGATTCTATCTCGCCTTTCCTGAAGAACAAAGAACAGTTCATTGAAGTGGCAGAAAGCAAAAGTCTACCGAAGTTTTTCCACGCCGGTCGCTACCAGATTAAAAGCGGAACAAATAACACGGATCTTGTAAACATGATCAAAGCCGGTAACCAAACCGCAAATACGTTCAGGATCGGCGATTTTGGAGATGTTTATCAGATGATTGGGCGTGTAACCAAAAAAACGGAACTCGACTCACTGAGATTCGCGAAAGATTTAGACAAAATTGCCGCATCTAAAGGCTATAACAACGCCGAAGACTTAAAAAAATACTTTTTTATCGACACTTATGATTTTTTCTGGACGGTTACGCCCGACGAATTTTTCAAAAGATTCGAAGGCATCTACACCGATTTCTGGACCGCAGATCGCCTCGCAAAAGAGAAAGCCAGCGGCCTCACAAGAGATCAGATTTATGCACTTGCATCGATTGTTTACAAAGAATCCGGCGGTAAACCCGATGAGCAGAAAACAATTGCGGGACTTTACCTCAACCGCTATCGCAAAGGCATGAAACTGCAGAGCGATCCAACGGTTATTTATGCCATCAATAAAGAATCGAATTTCACGACGCCGATAAAAAGGGTTTTCTACAAACATCTCAGGCATCCTTCGCCCTATAACACGTATGCGAACGCCGGAATTCCTCCGGGACCGATTTGCATTACCGACAAAAATTCGGTGGATGCAGTGCTGAATGCAGAAAAGAACAGTTACATCTTCATGGCAGCGGACCCTGAAAGATTTGGCTTTCACCGGTTTACAGCCAGCGACACCGAGCATGCGAAAAACGCAAAAGATTATCAGGAGTGGTTAAATTCCAAAAACATCCGTTAA
- a CDS encoding Diaminopimelate epimerase, translating to MHPENKHLMTFYKYHGTGNDFVMIDNRNLLFSKDKNLVSRLCDRRFGIGGDGLILLEEDAAADFRMVYYNSDGNESTMCGNGGRCIVAFAKFLDIFDVNTTFMAIDGLHEAEITNGTVKLKMIDVQSIEKDGECSVLNTGSPHFVQWVADLGNLDVRANGNKIRNSATYRNEGINVNFAEKISDSQIFVRTYERGVEDETFSCGTGATAAALDFLKNGNRNEVEVKVLGGNLKIYAKQNAGSFTDIWLEGPAEQVFTGEINL from the coding sequence TTGCACCCCGAAAATAAACACCTCATGACATTTTATAAATACCACGGAACAGGCAATGATTTTGTAATGATCGATAACCGGAATCTGCTGTTTTCGAAAGATAAAAATCTCGTTTCCCGGCTCTGCGACCGGCGCTTTGGCATCGGCGGCGACGGACTGATTTTATTGGAGGAAGATGCAGCGGCAGATTTTCGTATGGTGTACTATAATTCGGACGGAAACGAAAGCACAATGTGCGGCAACGGCGGAAGATGCATCGTAGCATTTGCAAAATTTCTCGATATTTTCGATGTTAATACCACCTTTATGGCGATCGACGGTTTGCACGAAGCAGAGATTACCAATGGAACCGTAAAGCTCAAAATGATCGACGTACAGTCGATTGAAAAAGATGGCGAATGCTCCGTACTAAACACCGGGTCACCACACTTTGTGCAGTGGGTTGCGGATCTTGGCAACCTTGATGTACGCGCAAACGGTAACAAAATAAGAAATTCTGCGACTTACAGAAACGAAGGAATTAATGTGAATTTTGCCGAAAAGATATCGGACAGTCAGATTTTCGTCCGCACCTATGAACGCGGCGTGGAAGACGAAACTTTCAGCTGCGGAACCGGAGCAACTGCAGCGGCGCTGGATTTTCTTAAAAACGGCAACCGGAATGAAGTGGAAGTGAAAGTTTTGGGCGGAAATCTAAAGATATATGCAAAGCAAAACGCAGGAAGCTTCACCGATATTTGGCTGGAAGGGCCTGCAGAACAGGTTTTCACAGGCGAAATAAACCTATAA
- a CDS encoding Ribosyl nicotinamide transporter, pnuC-like protein — MPKIFIFGYMNLHDLFVKPYEAYETYQIILEFTATFFGVLSVYFSIKKNIWVYPTGIISTALYVYILFKFGLLGDMLINFYYTVMSIYGWFLWAKHAEDNIHVSVSRTTRKEWIVCIVLFVVSLLLVTAVYYYKPLLDTQLSAEKVILGLDHLDWANWLDVLTTAIFLVGMWLMAKRRVENWIFWIVGDLICIPMMLYKGLGITSVQYLVFTGMAILGYIEWKKSLK, encoded by the coding sequence GTGCCTAAAATTTTTATCTTTGGATACATGAATCTTCACGACCTCTTTGTTAAACCCTACGAAGCCTACGAAACTTACCAGATCATCCTTGAGTTTACTGCGACGTTCTTTGGTGTACTTTCAGTTTATTTCTCAATCAAAAAAAATATCTGGGTGTACCCCACCGGAATCATTTCCACGGCCCTCTACGTCTATATTCTGTTTAAATTTGGCCTGCTTGGCGATATGCTGATTAATTTTTACTATACCGTGATGAGCATTTACGGCTGGTTTCTGTGGGCAAAACATGCCGAAGACAACATCCATGTATCGGTTTCGCGCACCACCCGAAAAGAGTGGATCGTCTGCATCGTGCTTTTTGTGGTGAGTTTGCTGCTGGTTACCGCGGTTTATTATTACAAACCTTTACTCGACACCCAACTTTCTGCCGAAAAAGTAATCTTAGGATTAGACCATCTGGACTGGGCGAACTGGCTGGACGTTCTTACCACCGCCATCTTCCTTGTCGGTATGTGGCTCATGGCAAAAAGGCGGGTCGAAAACTGGATCTTCTGGATCGTCGGCGACCTGATCTGTATCCCCATGATGTTGTATAAAGGCCTGGGAATTACTTCGGTACAGTATTTGGTTTTTACAGGTATGGCCATTCTGGGATATATAGAATGGAAGAAAAGTTTAAAATAA
- a CDS encoding Amino acid permease produces MSNLWRTKPLNQLLAEADETEHGLKKTLSSTSLIALGIGAIIGAGLFSITGMAAANYAGPGIMISFIIAALGCAFAGLCYAEFASMIPVAGSAYTYSYATMGEFIAWIIGWDLVLEYAVGAATVASSWSGYLGRFFYSFGVALPEQLMTTPFDITSTGASGLINLPAIFIVLIMSLVLIKGTSESAWVNSAIVILKVGIVLLFIIVGFKYVKPENLTPLIPENTGKFGEYGWTGIIRAAAVVFFAYIGFDAVSTAAQETKNPKKSMPIGIMGSLLICTVLYIIFAYVMVGVVHYKDFTAGGGSDHLAPVAIAIDAMGEVVNGTMVPAYPWLNTTIILAILLGYASVILVMLMGQSRVFYAMSKDGLLPKVFSEIHPKYRTPYKSNLFFLVFVSLFAAFIPGRVVGEMTSIGTLFAFILVCVGVLVLRKTQPNAPRAFRTPLVPLIPVLGILVCFGMMAFLPLDTWIRLVCWMMIGLDLYLYSGIKNSHLGKLNNTTNDPKNFTITAISGAVLTAILAVLAFLHHQNAETDDSGLIIFSVVMAVIHAVLYGYYFFKYKK; encoded by the coding sequence ATGTCGAATCTCTGGAGAACGAAACCCCTGAATCAGCTGTTGGCAGAAGCCGACGAAACTGAGCATGGTCTTAAAAAAACTTTATCTTCTACGTCGCTTATCGCGCTCGGAATAGGAGCTATTATTGGCGCCGGGCTTTTCTCGATCACCGGAATGGCCGCCGCAAACTACGCGGGTCCCGGAATTATGATTTCATTTATCATCGCGGCACTTGGCTGTGCATTTGCAGGATTGTGTTATGCTGAATTTGCTTCCATGATCCCTGTGGCCGGCAGTGCCTATACTTATTCCTACGCTACAATGGGCGAATTTATCGCCTGGATTATCGGTTGGGATTTGGTTCTTGAATATGCAGTAGGTGCAGCAACTGTGGCATCGAGCTGGAGTGGGTATCTCGGTAGGTTTTTCTATTCATTTGGGGTGGCACTGCCCGAACAGCTGATGACTACGCCGTTCGACATCACCTCTACAGGGGCATCGGGGCTTATCAATCTTCCGGCAATCTTTATCGTACTCATCATGTCATTGGTCCTGATCAAAGGGACCAGCGAGTCGGCCTGGGTAAACAGCGCGATTGTTATCCTGAAAGTGGGTATCGTTCTTCTGTTTATCATTGTCGGTTTTAAATATGTTAAACCTGAAAACTTAACACCGCTGATCCCGGAAAATACAGGGAAGTTCGGTGAGTATGGCTGGACGGGCATCATCCGCGCGGCGGCGGTCGTCTTTTTTGCCTACATCGGCTTCGATGCGGTTTCTACGGCAGCGCAGGAAACCAAAAATCCGAAAAAATCCATGCCTATAGGAATTATGGGTTCACTTCTGATCTGTACCGTTCTTTACATCATCTTCGCATACGTAATGGTGGGTGTGGTGCATTACAAAGATTTTACAGCAGGTGGAGGTTCAGATCACCTTGCTCCTGTAGCCATTGCAATTGATGCGATGGGCGAAGTGGTGAACGGCACGATGGTTCCGGCCTATCCGTGGCTCAACACTACTATTATCCTTGCTATTTTATTAGGATATGCCTCAGTAATCCTCGTGATGCTGATGGGCCAGAGCCGTGTTTTCTATGCGATGAGTAAGGACGGGCTTTTACCTAAAGTATTCAGCGAAATTCATCCAAAATATAGAACTCCCTATAAATCTAACCTGTTTTTCCTTGTGTTCGTAAGTTTATTTGCGGCATTCATACCGGGAAGAGTAGTGGGTGAAATGACGAGTATCGGAACGCTTTTCGCCTTTATCCTCGTGTGTGTGGGGGTATTGGTTCTGAGAAAAACGCAGCCGAATGCGCCGCGTGCTTTCAGAACGCCGCTTGTGCCGTTAATTCCGGTATTGGGAATATTAGTATGTTTCGGTATGATGGCGTTTCTGCCACTTGATACGTGGATCCGATTGGTTTGCTGGATGATGATCGGGCTCGATCTGTATCTGTACAGCGGGATCAAAAACTCTCACCTCGGGAAATTAAACAACACCACCAACGACCCGAAAAACTTCACCATTACGGCGATTTCAGGAGCTGTACTTACTGCCATCCTGGCGGTACTTGCATTCCTGCATCATCAGAATGCGGAGACTGACGACAGCGGACTGATTATCTTCTCGGTGGTCATGGCGGTTATTCACGCCGTGCTGTACGGTTACTATTTCTTTAAGTATAAAAAATAG
- a CDS encoding glycosyl hydrolase, BNR repeat-containing protein, which yields MIWREFFIFRAAVSVFHSRFRRGGELRSSRAAIPLNFQKCIMKNIFLFCFSVLTGILYAQKPEIQTLLKDNISIRAIQIWDGKVWYAGTDSKFGYVSLKDTADQKQVSLSEKKLQFRTLAQDEQAFYAINIESPAYFFRIDKRTLKAEIVNGDDSKNAFYDALYFHKHTFYTFSDPEADLELKFAEFKMDNGTFYAKYYSDYLLNSGEAAFAASNTNIAAAKNYVWLATGGMSSRIFRLNTKNKDIEIFSTPFIQGTSSQGIYSIDFYSKKFGIAVGGDYTKQAENFNNIATTNDGGKTWQIQASGKNAGYKTCVKFRPGSKGKEIIAVGDQYIEFSGDYGQTWTIISEEKGLYVCEWIDRDTVILAGKNRIVQMKLNERGFLK from the coding sequence ATGATCTGGCGGGAATTTTTTATTTTTAGGGCAGCTGTATCCGTCTTCCACTCCCGCTTCCGCCGCGGCGGAGAGCTCCGTTCAAGCCGGGCTGCAATCCCGCTCAACTTTCAAAAGTGTATTATGAAAAATATATTTCTGTTCTGTTTCAGCGTACTCACAGGCATTCTGTATGCCCAAAAGCCCGAAATACAGACCTTGTTAAAAGACAACATTTCGATCCGCGCCATTCAGATATGGGACGGGAAAGTATGGTATGCCGGCACCGATTCTAAATTCGGGTATGTGAGCCTGAAGGATACGGCAGATCAGAAACAGGTGAGCCTTTCTGAAAAGAAGTTACAGTTCCGTACCCTGGCGCAGGATGAGCAAGCTTTTTACGCCATCAATATTGAGAGTCCGGCATATTTTTTCAGGATTGATAAAAGGACGTTGAAGGCTGAGATCGTCAATGGTGACGATTCAAAAAACGCCTTTTATGACGCATTGTATTTTCACAAACATACATTTTACACTTTCAGTGATCCGGAAGCTGATCTGGAATTAAAATTTGCGGAGTTTAAGATGGATAACGGAACTTTCTACGCCAAATATTACTCAGATTATCTGTTGAATTCCGGTGAGGCCGCATTTGCCGCGAGCAATACCAATATCGCTGCAGCTAAAAACTATGTCTGGTTGGCTACCGGAGGGATGTCTTCAAGAATTTTCAGATTAAATACGAAGAACAAAGATATAGAGATCTTCAGTACGCCTTTCATCCAGGGAACTTCGTCGCAGGGCATTTATTCGATTGATTTTTACAGTAAGAAATTTGGTATCGCAGTGGGTGGCGATTACACGAAGCAGGCTGAAAATTTCAACAATATTGCGACCACAAACGACGGTGGCAAAACCTGGCAGATCCAGGCTTCAGGAAAAAACGCGGGTTATAAAACCTGCGTTAAATTCCGTCCCGGATCGAAGGGTAAAGAGATCATCGCCGTTGGTGACCAATACATTGAGTTCTCCGGCGATTACGGCCAAACGTGGACCATTATTTCCGAAGAAAAAGGCCTATATGTCTGTGAATGGATCGACCGCGACACCGTGATTCTGGCCGGCAAAAACAGAATCGTTCAGATGAAACTGAATGAGCGCGGTTTTCTTAAATAA